The following coding sequences are from one Hyphomonas adhaerens MHS-3 window:
- a CDS encoding acetate/propionate family kinase, with product MSGPLLMTFNAGSSSVKIGLFSMDGDRVERIAHALIDFRHRPLTFHLVEGKAVFDVELKADGADHLIDVMTETLDWISQHYDLSELSCVGHRVVHGGDEFDGPVLIDDDSLARIDALSILAPLHQPQALRLIRAMRQIRPELMQAASFDTVFHRTNPELIRRFALPRELHDRGIKRYGFHGLSYKFIAAELRRQFPEAAAGRVIAAHLGSGASLCAMLDGKSQDTSMGFSTLDGVPMATRCGALDSGVILHLLQQEHRPVSEVEDMLYHQSGLKGVSGGISADCRELQRSDDPRAKEALDLFTLRIAGEIGRLSMSIGGLDAVVFTAGIGEHDAMIRASVAAHLSWMGLEVSDEANQQNATCISTTSSRVKAFIIPTNEERVIADEAFGLFTQAG from the coding sequence ATGTCCGGCCCGTTGCTGATGACGTTCAATGCCGGATCTTCCTCTGTGAAGATCGGCTTGTTCAGCATGGATGGCGACAGGGTTGAGCGGATCGCCCATGCGCTGATCGATTTCCGCCACCGCCCTCTCACCTTCCACCTTGTCGAAGGCAAGGCGGTGTTCGATGTCGAACTGAAGGCCGATGGCGCCGACCATCTGATCGATGTGATGACGGAGACATTGGACTGGATCTCCCAACACTATGACCTCAGTGAGCTGAGCTGTGTCGGTCACCGCGTCGTGCATGGCGGGGATGAGTTTGACGGCCCGGTCCTGATCGACGACGACTCGCTCGCCCGCATTGATGCCCTCTCCATTCTTGCGCCGCTCCACCAGCCGCAGGCGCTTCGCCTGATCCGGGCCATGCGGCAGATCCGGCCAGAGCTTATGCAGGCCGCGTCGTTCGACACCGTCTTCCACCGGACAAATCCGGAACTGATCCGCCGCTTTGCCCTGCCGCGCGAGCTGCATGACCGGGGCATCAAGCGGTATGGTTTCCATGGCCTGTCCTACAAATTCATTGCCGCCGAACTGCGCCGCCAGTTCCCGGAAGCCGCTGCCGGGCGCGTGATCGCGGCCCATCTTGGCAGCGGCGCGAGCCTTTGCGCCATGCTGGATGGCAAAAGCCAGGACACCAGCATGGGGTTCTCCACCCTCGACGGCGTGCCGATGGCGACTCGCTGCGGCGCGCTGGACTCCGGCGTGATCCTCCACCTGTTGCAGCAGGAACACCGCCCGGTCAGCGAGGTGGAAGACATGCTCTATCACCAGTCTGGCTTGAAAGGCGTCTCCGGCGGGATCAGCGCCGACTGCCGCGAGCTTCAGCGCAGCGATGATCCGCGCGCAAAAGAGGCGCTGGACCTGTTCACCCTGCGCATCGCCGGGGAAATCGGCCGCCTGTCCATGAGCATTGGCGGGCTGGACGCCGTCGTCTTCACCGCAGGCATTGGCGAGCATGATGCGATGATCCGCGCATCGGTCGCGGCACATCTGAGTTGGATGGGGCTGGAGGTGTCAGATGAAGCGAACCAGCAGAATGCCACCTGCATCTCGACCACCAGCAGCCGAGTGAAGGCCTTTATTATTCCGACCAATGAAGAACGCGTCATTGCCGATGAAGCGTTCGGCCTGTTCACGCAAGCCGGTTAA
- a CDS encoding alpha/beta hydrolase, which produces MARMKQLLLAASAIALLSGCSGGGGGTSSSSSQPVSSPPPPPPPPPPSPPPPPAAPTAAPASQTDVIYGTGLLKTGSKSLTLDIYQSGDPCTEARPFVMLVHGGGFDPGTKSDAPWPDIAQDLTGHDYTVLSIDYRQASDAPVPSAEFYPLRDAILASGETGIAGSDAASQADSLASAIEDGVTALRWAEDHHDELCVDVSRFAIWGESEGAIIALHLAYGLDAHAIYSPEPDVLVDYWGRFIHGGEITGGDAPLLILHGDQDQVISYDYALEIQAAADSAQVPYAFYTVKDGGHGFGEIDDTALTVDDTTLRQHAVDFISSHLWQSAPTYETRSISTGPLPPPPAAPPPPAPPPPAPPPPAPPPPAPPPPAPPPPAPPPPAPPPPAPPPPAPPPPAPPPPAPPPPAPPPPAPPVSPPPPPYVPASASNVVYGTGPVAGGTKDLKLDVYQTGEACTDLRPFVMLIHGGGFEEGSKSMSPWRSIADDLTDLGYTAISIDYRMIGDTPRPSTEFRPLRDDIYRAGLGPLISYNEALQADAIASAIEDTVTAIRWVDANQDALCVDMSRFAVWGDSAGAIMGLHAAYGMDAYNIPVPEPDVVIDYWGRFITNGNLMTSGEPPAFILHGTQDDVVNYNFALDIRNQTNAAGIPYAFYSVTGGKHGFEEIPIDTLRVNGISLRQLTLDFVSDHLEGGSPGYETHLVPK; this is translated from the coding sequence ATGGCACGCATGAAACAGCTCCTTCTCGCCGCTTCGGCGATCGCACTGCTCTCCGGATGCTCCGGGGGCGGCGGTGGAACGTCCAGTTCAAGCTCGCAACCTGTTTCCTCGCCGCCGCCTCCACCGCCACCGCCGCCCCCATCACCGCCGCCTCCCCCGGCCGCTCCAACGGCGGCCCCGGCGAGCCAGACTGACGTCATCTATGGTACGGGTCTTCTGAAGACCGGATCGAAATCCCTGACGCTCGACATATACCAATCGGGCGATCCATGTACCGAGGCACGCCCCTTCGTGATGCTGGTGCATGGTGGCGGGTTTGACCCGGGCACAAAATCCGACGCGCCCTGGCCAGACATTGCGCAGGACCTGACCGGTCATGACTATACCGTGCTTTCGATTGACTACCGGCAGGCTTCGGACGCCCCCGTGCCGTCTGCGGAGTTTTACCCGCTGCGGGACGCGATCCTCGCTTCCGGTGAGACGGGGATCGCAGGATCGGACGCAGCAAGCCAGGCTGACAGTCTCGCCAGTGCTATCGAGGATGGGGTCACCGCGCTGCGCTGGGCTGAAGACCATCATGATGAACTGTGCGTGGACGTGTCGCGATTTGCGATCTGGGGCGAATCCGAGGGCGCCATTATCGCGCTGCATCTGGCGTACGGCCTCGACGCGCACGCCATCTATTCCCCGGAGCCGGACGTGCTGGTCGACTATTGGGGCCGGTTTATCCATGGCGGGGAGATCACCGGGGGCGATGCCCCCCTGCTGATCCTGCATGGCGATCAGGACCAGGTCATCAGCTATGATTACGCACTGGAGATTCAGGCCGCCGCCGACAGCGCGCAGGTGCCTTATGCTTTCTATACGGTGAAAGATGGCGGGCACGGGTTCGGGGAGATCGACGACACCGCGCTGACGGTCGACGATACGACGCTCCGCCAGCATGCTGTCGATTTCATTTCCAGCCATCTGTGGCAAAGCGCACCGACGTATGAGACCCGAAGTATCAGCACGGGTCCGTTGCCACCGCCTCCTGCAGCCCCGCCGCCACCAGCACCACCGCCCCCGGCACCTCCTCCGCCTGCGCCGCCCCCACCGGCACCCCCTCCACCTGCGCCCCCGCCTCCCGCGCCACCACCACCGGCGCCTCCTCCACCTGCACCACCACCTCCCGCGCCGCCCCCGCCGGCGCCTCCTCCGCCTGCGCCGCCGCCTCCCGCACCTCCTCCTCCGGCGCCGCCCGTATCACCTCCGCCGCCGCCCTATGTGCCGGCCAGCGCAAGCAATGTCGTTTACGGAACAGGGCCTGTTGCAGGCGGGACAAAAGACCTGAAGCTTGACGTCTACCAGACAGGTGAAGCGTGCACGGATCTTCGTCCGTTCGTCATGCTGATCCATGGCGGCGGGTTTGAAGAAGGCTCCAAAAGCATGTCGCCCTGGCGCAGCATTGCCGATGACCTGACCGACCTGGGCTATACGGCGATATCAATCGACTACCGGATGATCGGCGACACGCCGCGGCCATCCACGGAATTCCGGCCCCTGCGCGACGACATCTACAGGGCCGGGCTTGGCCCTCTGATTTCGTATAATGAGGCGCTGCAGGCCGATGCCATTGCCAGCGCAATCGAAGACACCGTCACAGCCATCCGCTGGGTCGATGCGAACCAGGACGCCCTCTGTGTGGACATGTCCCGGTTCGCGGTGTGGGGAGATTCCGCCGGTGCCATCATGGGCCTGCATGCGGCTTATGGCATGGACGCCTACAACATCCCGGTTCCCGAACCGGATGTGGTGATCGACTATTGGGGCCGTTTCATTACCAATGGAAACCTGATGACCTCCGGTGAGCCGCCGGCGTTCATCCTGCATGGCACGCAGGACGATGTCGTCAATTACAATTTCGCGCTCGATATCCGGAACCAGACGAACGCGGCCGGTATTCCGTATGCCTTCTATTCTGTGACAGGCGGCAAGCATGGCTTCGAGGAAATCCCGATCGACACGCTTCGCGTCAACGGGATCTCGCTCCGCCAGCTCACGCTGGACTTTGTATCAGATCATCTGGAAGGCGGATCGCCGGGATACGAGACGCATCTCGTCCCGAAATAA
- a CDS encoding M20/M25/M40 family metallo-hydrolase translates to MISPLRLFSAAAAMCLCLAPLPAAADDPVEAATVDSLEEWVAFLRLPNVTTQSTADIRANADWIEAEFQRYGYDAQQLADGDTPMVYAAWPDLSPDRKTVLFYAHMDGQPVHPEEWDQESPWSPVLKTAGGDVLPLERLLKGEADPDDRLFARSAADDKAPIIMLLAAMNALQAEGLEPAVNIKILLDSHEEGGPRTLGDVVTRNAGLLAADAIVMLDGPMHISNRPTVVYGHRGGAGFELTVFGARTELHSGHYGNYSPNPAQLLASLLSTFKDDCGRVTVEGFYDGVVFDEETKAAFASVPDDEAAINRRIGIAEADCVGASYQEAINYPSFNIAGIRSADVGASRRTIIPESATAAIGMRTVPATPPQRLLSLARAHIQAQGYHLVDGVPTEEERQTYPRLAYMTKGGGAPALQTPLTAPVGNWIVTSLTETFGEAPVRIPLMGGTVPTSGLRALGAPIMLLPLVNADNNQHAANENMRIGNYYAGVRALHGLMLTPFDDSTEEKDN, encoded by the coding sequence ATGATTTCTCCTCTTCGTCTTTTCAGCGCAGCCGCAGCAATGTGCCTCTGTCTTGCGCCCTTGCCAGCCGCAGCTGACGACCCCGTGGAAGCGGCCACAGTCGACAGCCTTGAAGAATGGGTGGCGTTCCTGCGCTTGCCGAACGTCACGACGCAATCGACTGCGGACATCCGGGCGAACGCCGACTGGATCGAAGCAGAATTCCAGAGATACGGTTACGACGCCCAGCAGCTTGCCGATGGCGACACCCCGATGGTCTATGCGGCCTGGCCTGATCTGTCGCCGGACCGGAAGACGGTCCTGTTCTATGCCCATATGGACGGCCAGCCGGTGCATCCCGAAGAATGGGATCAGGAAAGCCCATGGTCGCCGGTCCTGAAGACCGCCGGGGGAGACGTGCTGCCGCTTGAGCGCCTGCTGAAAGGGGAGGCTGATCCGGACGACCGCCTGTTTGCCCGCTCCGCCGCAGACGACAAGGCGCCGATCATCATGCTGCTGGCGGCGATGAATGCGCTGCAGGCGGAAGGTCTTGAGCCCGCGGTGAATATCAAGATCCTCCTCGACTCCCATGAAGAAGGCGGCCCGCGGACCCTGGGCGATGTGGTGACGCGGAACGCAGGCCTTCTGGCGGCCGATGCGATTGTCATGTTGGATGGCCCGATGCACATTTCGAACCGTCCCACCGTCGTCTACGGGCACCGTGGCGGTGCCGGGTTCGAACTGACGGTTTTCGGGGCGCGTACCGAACTGCACTCCGGTCACTATGGCAATTATTCGCCCAATCCCGCCCAGCTTCTGGCCAGCCTGCTATCCACATTCAAGGATGATTGCGGCCGGGTGACGGTGGAGGGGTTCTATGATGGCGTCGTCTTCGATGAGGAAACCAAAGCCGCCTTTGCCTCGGTGCCGGACGATGAGGCCGCCATCAACCGAAGGATCGGGATTGCCGAAGCCGATTGCGTTGGCGCCAGCTATCAGGAGGCGATCAACTATCCGTCGTTCAACATCGCCGGTATCCGCTCGGCCGATGTCGGGGCTTCCCGCCGCACGATTATTCCGGAAAGTGCAACAGCCGCCATTGGTATGCGGACGGTTCCTGCGACGCCGCCACAGCGTCTCCTGTCACTCGCCCGCGCGCATATCCAGGCGCAGGGGTATCATCTGGTGGATGGGGTGCCGACCGAGGAAGAGCGGCAAACCTATCCGCGCCTCGCCTACATGACCAAGGGAGGCGGTGCGCCCGCGCTTCAGACGCCGCTGACTGCGCCGGTCGGTAACTGGATCGTCACCTCCTTGACGGAAACATTCGGCGAAGCGCCCGTTCGCATTCCGCTGATGGGCGGAACGGTGCCGACGTCCGGTCTCCGCGCGCTGGGGGCACCCATCATGTTGTTGCCGCTTGTGAATGCCGACAACAACCAGCACGCGGCAAATGAGAACATGCGGATCGGGAACTATTATGCCGGCGTACGTGCACTCCACGGCCTGATGCTGACCCCATTCGATGACAGTACGGAAGAGAAGGATAACTGA
- a CDS encoding DUF3137 domain-containing protein, with protein MREGGIAMEIGNTSEIDAAIRNAQPLSLLARQRPEFADVERIWETELAPELGVRETLRKQTIARAKSRTVLGVLVAVPVIIAMMVLLGGPGFFFPLSFFIGAILVAGISGFDWLKVYSMKSQTKDLILKTACRPFGFRYETLHPDLSGIEDFQSLKTRSKELMEAVNGPQTGKARKISTLFGDVQVTTHDASGNPAPTPAYQILKDAALLPGHSQRKFEDLIEGERAGTKFALVEAKLDTGGKNSQTVFQGILIHIEYPQRFSGRTLMARSGWWKRGKGAGDLDKVQLISRELDEAFTVYSSDQVEARALLSPDRMERLIALERHFSGGKLRGLFDQGHMTLALEADNQFEAGSVFRPLVDPRRFSTALSELGLVCDLIDGFLTREWVQGRL; from the coding sequence ATGCGTGAAGGGGGAATCGCCATGGAAATCGGCAATACCAGCGAAATCGATGCCGCGATCCGCAATGCGCAACCGCTGAGCCTGCTGGCGCGCCAGAGGCCGGAATTCGCGGACGTCGAGCGGATCTGGGAAACGGAACTTGCCCCCGAACTCGGCGTGCGGGAGACGCTCCGCAAGCAAACCATTGCGCGTGCAAAGTCCCGCACCGTTCTTGGCGTCCTCGTGGCTGTGCCGGTGATCATCGCCATGATGGTCCTGTTAGGCGGGCCGGGCTTCTTCTTTCCGCTATCCTTCTTTATCGGCGCCATTCTCGTCGCGGGCATCTCAGGCTTCGACTGGCTGAAAGTCTATTCGATGAAGTCCCAGACCAAGGACCTCATCCTCAAGACGGCCTGCAGGCCGTTCGGCTTCCGCTATGAAACCCTGCATCCGGACCTTTCCGGCATTGAGGATTTTCAGTCGCTCAAAACGCGCAGCAAGGAATTGATGGAAGCCGTCAACGGACCGCAGACCGGCAAGGCGCGCAAGATCTCCACCCTGTTCGGCGATGTCCAGGTCACCACGCATGATGCGTCCGGCAATCCGGCGCCGACCCCGGCCTATCAGATCCTGAAAGATGCGGCGCTTCTGCCGGGCCACAGCCAGCGTAAATTCGAAGACCTGATCGAAGGCGAGCGTGCTGGGACCAAATTCGCGCTTGTCGAAGCGAAGCTCGATACCGGCGGCAAGAACAGCCAGACCGTTTTCCAGGGCATCCTGATTCATATCGAATACCCCCAGCGCTTTTCCGGCCGCACGCTGATGGCGCGTTCAGGCTGGTGGAAACGCGGCAAGGGCGCGGGCGACCTCGACAAGGTGCAGCTGATCTCCCGGGAACTCGACGAGGCTTTCACCGTCTATTCCAGCGACCAGGTCGAGGCGCGGGCCTTGCTCTCTCCGGACCGGATGGAGCGCCTGATCGCCCTGGAACGCCACTTCTCCGGCGGCAAGCTGCGCGGCCTGTTCGATCAGGGCCACATGACGCTGGCGCTGGAGGCCGACAACCAGTTCGAGGCAGGCTCTGTCTTCCGGCCCCTGGTCGATCCGCGGCGCTTCTCCACCGCACTGTCGGAACTGGGCCTTGTTTGCGACCTGATCGACGGCTTCCTCACCCGCGAATGGGTGCAGGGCCGCCTGTAG
- a CDS encoding GGDEF domain-containing protein, translating to MSAYARDIKDSLTFFVFVAMTALCLSFTFSVFVYQIGMLDDPRRFLVANLVVAACVAIPTATIASQHEFQLKRYQRQLESLASTDPLTGLLNRRFFRISAEDEIHRQKRAGGMAAVVLFDLDQFKRVNDLHGHQAGDAILKRIAEIAYSELRGPFDKLGRWGGEEFVVLLSQVNRDQAWLVCDRLRERLEHAEIEYNGKSLSITASFGFEMLSGDASLDRVLEAADRALYVSKTTGRNRVTYAGPRLAVSA from the coding sequence ATGAGCGCATACGCACGGGACATCAAGGATTCACTGACGTTCTTCGTCTTTGTTGCGATGACAGCGCTTTGCCTGTCATTCACCTTTTCGGTCTTTGTCTATCAGATCGGCATGCTTGACGATCCGCGGCGTTTCCTGGTGGCGAACCTTGTTGTGGCGGCCTGCGTCGCCATTCCGACGGCCACTATTGCGTCCCAACACGAGTTCCAGCTGAAGCGTTACCAGCGCCAACTTGAATCCCTGGCCTCCACCGACCCGCTGACCGGCCTGCTGAACCGCCGCTTCTTCCGCATTTCGGCCGAAGACGAGATACATCGCCAGAAACGCGCCGGCGGCATGGCCGCGGTCGTCCTGTTCGACCTCGACCAGTTCAAACGAGTCAACGACCTTCATGGACACCAGGCCGGGGATGCCATCCTGAAACGGATCGCGGAGATTGCCTATTCCGAGCTGCGCGGGCCTTTTGACAAGCTGGGCCGCTGGGGCGGGGAGGAGTTCGTTGTGCTCCTGTCGCAGGTCAACCGCGACCAGGCCTGGCTGGTCTGCGACCGCCTGCGCGAGCGGCTGGAGCATGCCGAGATCGAATACAATGGGAAGTCCCTGTCCATTACCGCCAGCTTCGGGTTCGAAATGCTTTCGGGCGACGCCTCGCTGGACCGCGTGCTGGAAGCTGCCGACCGCGCGCTCTACGTCTCGAAAACCACGGGGCGCAACCGCGTCACCTATGCCGGGCCGCGCCTCGCCGTTTCTGCCTGA
- the groES gene encoding co-chaperone GroES, translated as MKLRPLHDRVVVRRVKEEEKTKGGIIIPDTAKEKPQEGEVVAVGKGLAGEDGKTVALDVKKGDRVLFGKWSGTEVTVDGDDLLIMKESDIMGVLEK; from the coding sequence ATGAAACTTCGTCCCCTGCACGATCGCGTCGTCGTACGCCGCGTCAAGGAAGAGGAAAAGACCAAGGGCGGCATCATCATCCCCGACACGGCAAAGGAAAAGCCGCAGGAAGGTGAAGTGGTCGCAGTCGGTAAAGGCCTGGCCGGTGAAGACGGCAAAACCGTCGCGCTGGACGTCAAAAAGGGCGACCGCGTCCTGTTCGGCAAATGGTCCGGCACGGAAGTCACCGTTGATGGCGACGACCTGCTCATCATGAAAGAGAGCGACATCATGGGTGTGCTGGAGAAATAA